The nucleotide sequence CCCTACCGGCTCTCGGGGGGGGAGAAGCGGAAGGTCGCGCTGGCCTCGGTCCTGGTGGTGAACCCGGACGCGATCCTGCTGGACGAGCCCACCCAGGGGCTCGACCCGCGGACTCGGGGCTGGCTCCTCCACTTCCTCGGGGAGCTGCACCAGGCGGGGAAGACGCTCGTGACCGCCACCAACGACCTCGAGCTGGTCCCCGACCTGGCCGATCGCGCCCTAGTCTTGAACGAGGCCCACGGGGTCGAGGCGGAGGGGCCGGTCCGCGAGATCCTCGCCGACGCGCGCCTCCTCCAGTCGGTCAACGTGATCCACGAGCACGCCCACCACCACGGCGAGCGGCTGCACGTCCACCCGCACTTCCACGGCACCGATCACGACCACGAGCACTGAGGCGGCCGCGGCGAGATCCGGCTACAGCGGCTCGACGCTTTCGATCCAGGGCTCGAGACGCCGCCCCCAGCGGACACGGACCTTGTAGCGGGGAGGGCCGAGCGGCGGGCCGGCCGCGATCTTCCCGGCGGCGTGAGCCGCCGCGGACCCGGCGGAGTCCTTCGCGTCGCGGTTGCGCGTGATGAGCGAGTCGAGCAGCGAGCGCTGGCTCCGAGGGACGTGAATCTCGCGGATGAGGAGCGAGACCACCTGTCCGCGCAGCTCCTCACCGCTGCCCGGTGCGGCGAACACCCGCATGATGCCCCTGGCCACGACGTACCGGGAGCGATCGGGATAGCGGCGGCGCAGATCGACGGGGTCGAGACCGGCGTCCACGACGAAGAGGCGGGTCGCCGATGGCTCCTTACGGTCCGGGTCGAATTCGAGGACCAGGACGACCTCGCGGGGAGGCACGCGCCCGTAATGCGCGACGGCCGACGAGGCCTCCGAGGGGAGGCGGCAGTCGAATCCGAGGCTCTCGAGCTTCGCTCGGTCGAGCCACGCGGCCTCCCCGGGCGACGACGGGTCCATACCGGACCAGGTGAGCAGAAGGGAGAGCCCGGTGTTCTCCTCCGCCAGCGACGGCGGGAGGCGCAGCTCCCGCTCGGTGAGCACGACGTCCGCGTCCGGCTCCCCGGCCCGGTTCCGCGCGACGCCGAGAAGCGCGATCGCGCTACTGAGCAGCACCCACGCGATCGCGAGGAACGGTCCCCAGCGCCTCATCCCGCGCTCCTCCTCGTCGCGGCTTGCAGCCGGCGCAGCAGTAGAAGGAAGCCGACCGCGACCGCGCCGAGGATCAGGAAGAACAGCCACTTGGGCATCCACTGCCACCACCAGTTGAAGAACTTCAAGTAGACGAGCACCACGAGGAACCCGCTCGCGAGACCGGTCGTCTCGGCCCAGCGACGCCGAACGCCGATGCCGACCGCGATCGCGCCGGCCACGAAGCCGAGCAACTGGTAGACGGTCTGTACGGTGGTGTGTGGCAAATCCAGACAGCTCAGCCTGCCGATCTGCCCGAGGAGCAGGATGGGAACGAACAGGGATAGCAGGCCGGTGACGCGGTACAGCGGCGGGAACGAGGGCAGCGAGCGATGTTGCGCCGCCGCCGGGATCGCGAGGAGAGCGACTCCCGAGAGGAAGAGGTTCTCGGGTCGTTCCAGGAAGTTGCCCCAGTAAGCGCCGCCCCAGGCTCCGACCCGCCCCGACACGAACACGGTGACGCCCACGACCGCCGCCAGGAGGAGCAGCCGCAAGCCGTACGTGTACGCGAGAATGCCCGCGAAGAGCCCCCAGGCGAGGAACGCGTCCGGAGAGTCGCCGATGTTGAAGATGTCTCCCAGCATCGTCAACGTCAGCCCGAAGCTCGCCACGGCCACGAGCCCGACGATCCCGGAGAAGTAGAGCGTCTTCTCCCGGCGCGCGGCGACCTCCATCCCGACGACCGAGAGGATGGGCGCGGCCACCAGCAGCGCGACCTGTGCCCAGGTCGGGATCGCCCCCCAGAACCGGTAGAAGAAGAAGAACACCGCGAAGGAGAGCGCGACGGCGCCCAGGAAGGAGGCGATGCGCATACCCTGGGACAGCTGCTTCTCCGAGTCGGTGCGGTCCACGTCGAATCGCCCGGCCAGGCGCTCGAGGAGCGCGTCGTGGTGCGCGCGGATCCTCCCGCGGAGATCGTCCGGGAGCACGGCGACCCCCTCCCGCTCCAGCTCCTGAATCTCGTCGCGGAACGCGCGGACGCGGTCCGCGCGCTTCTGGGCGTCCTCGCGGGTCATGGGGGAATCCGTCCGCTCCACG is from Terriglobia bacterium and encodes:
- a CDS encoding DUF4824 family protein, translated to MRRWGPFLAIAWVLLSSAIALLGVARNRAGEPDADVVLTERELRLPPSLAEENTGLSLLLTWSGMDPSSPGEAAWLDRAKLESLGFDCRLPSEASSAVAHYGRVPPREVVLVLEFDPDRKEPSATRLFVVDAGLDPVDLRRRYPDRSRYVVARGIMRVFAAPGSGEELRGQVVSLLIREIHVPRSQRSLLDSLITRNRDAKDSAGSAAAHAAGKIAAGPPLGPPRYKVRVRWGRRLEPWIESVEPL
- a CDS encoding DUF2157 domain-containing protein, which encodes MTREDAQKRADRVRAFRDEIQELEREGVAVLPDDLRGRIRAHHDALLERLAGRFDVDRTDSEKQLSQGMRIASFLGAVALSFAVFFFFYRFWGAIPTWAQVALLVAAPILSVVGMEVAARREKTLYFSGIVGLVAVASFGLTLTMLGDIFNIGDSPDAFLAWGLFAGILAYTYGLRLLLLAAVVGVTVFVSGRVGAWGGAYWGNFLERPENLFLSGVALLAIPAAAQHRSLPSFPPLYRVTGLLSLFVPILLLGQIGRLSCLDLPHTTVQTVYQLLGFVAGAIAVGIGVRRRWAETTGLASGFLVVLVYLKFFNWWWQWMPKWLFFLILGAVAVGFLLLLRRLQAATRRSAG